The Sporosarcina luteola genome contains a region encoding:
- a CDS encoding cytochrome c oxidase subunit I, protein MSSVAQKKGFGATLWDWLTTVDHKKIGILYFLGGGFFFVVGGIEAMLIRWQLHKPNNDFVSAGLFNDLITMHGTTMIFLAAMPILFGFMNAIVPLQIGARDVAFPFINSLGFWMFFFGGLFLNLSWFFQQVPDAGWTSYASLSIASEGHGVDFYAIGLQIAGGGTLMAGINFLVTIINMRAPGMTYMRMPLFTWTTFVASAMILFAFPPLTVGLFFLTFDRMFGGNFFDHTMGGNTIIWEHIFWIFGHPEVYILILPAFGIFSEIFSTFSRKRLFGYPSMVFATVLIGFLGFMVWAHHMFTVGLGPTANAIFAVATMAIAVPTGVKIFNWLLTMWGGSIRITTPMLYALGFIPSFVMGGVTGVMQGAAPLDYQLHDTYFIVAHFHYVIVGGVVLGILAATHYWWPKMFGTMLNETLGKVTFWFFFIGFHATFLIQHWLGFWGMPRRVWTFMDGQGWNSANFISTIGAFLMAIGIIVLVYNVIITSVKNVKVANDPWGDGRTLEWAIESPPIYYNFPATPLVRGLDTVWIEKMEGNETGLTPAEPIKDIHMPNGSIIPLLMSLGLFIAGFGAMYRTEEAWGLPVLIFGLLWTFVAMAARSLQDDTGYYVKKDEILRDLKRKGGQK, encoded by the coding sequence GTGAGTTCAGTTGCTCAAAAAAAGGGTTTTGGCGCAACGCTATGGGACTGGCTGACTACAGTCGACCATAAGAAGATCGGAATCCTTTACTTCCTTGGTGGTGGATTCTTCTTCGTAGTCGGCGGTATTGAAGCGATGTTGATTCGTTGGCAGCTTCATAAGCCGAACAACGATTTCGTCAGTGCGGGACTGTTCAATGATTTGATCACGATGCACGGAACGACGATGATTTTCCTAGCGGCCATGCCTATTTTATTCGGATTTATGAACGCGATAGTACCCCTGCAGATCGGGGCACGTGACGTAGCGTTCCCGTTCATCAACTCCTTAGGTTTCTGGATGTTCTTCTTCGGAGGGCTATTCCTGAATCTATCTTGGTTCTTCCAGCAAGTTCCTGATGCGGGATGGACATCATATGCATCTCTGTCCATTGCATCAGAAGGCCATGGTGTTGATTTCTATGCAATCGGTCTGCAAATTGCCGGAGGCGGTACGCTAATGGCCGGTATTAACTTCCTAGTCACGATTATTAATATGCGTGCGCCAGGAATGACTTACATGCGTATGCCGTTGTTCACATGGACAACATTCGTGGCGTCTGCAATGATCCTATTCGCATTCCCTCCATTGACTGTCGGTCTATTCTTCCTGACATTTGACCGCATGTTCGGTGGGAACTTCTTCGATCATACAATGGGTGGTAACACAATCATCTGGGAGCATATTTTCTGGATTTTTGGTCACCCTGAAGTTTACATTCTTATTTTGCCTGCTTTCGGTATTTTCTCTGAGATCTTCTCGACATTCTCACGGAAGCGACTCTTCGGATACCCATCAATGGTCTTCGCGACTGTGTTGATCGGATTCCTTGGATTCATGGTTTGGGCCCACCATATGTTTACAGTTGGTCTTGGACCGACTGCGAACGCAATCTTTGCTGTAGCAACGATGGCAATCGCTGTTCCGACAGGGGTTAAAATCTTTAACTGGCTATTGACAATGTGGGGCGGAAGCATCAGGATTACGACACCTATGCTATACGCGCTCGGTTTCATCCCTTCATTCGTAATGGGTGGGGTAACGGGTGTCATGCAAGGTGCGGCTCCGCTTGACTATCAATTGCACGATACCTATTTCATCGTAGCTCACTTCCACTACGTAATCGTAGGTGGGGTTGTTCTTGGAATATTGGCTGCAACACATTATTGGTGGCCAAAAATGTTCGGTACAATGCTTAATGAAACACTTGGTAAAGTAACATTCTGGTTCTTCTTCATTGGTTTCCATGCGACATTCCTTATCCAGCACTGGCTCGGTTTCTGGGGAATGCCACGCCGTGTTTGGACATTTATGGACGGTCAAGGATGGAACTCAGCGAACTTTATCAGTACGATTGGTGCTTTCTTAATGGCGATTGGTATCATCGTACTTGTATACAACGTCATCATCACATCAGTTAAGAATGTTAAAGTTGCAAACGATCCTTGGGGAGACGGCCGTACGCTTGAATGGGCAATCGAATCTCCGCCGATCTATTATAACTTCCCAGCAACTCCGCTTGTCCGTGGTCTGGATACTGTATGGATTGAGAAGATGGAAGGAAACGAAACAGGTCTTACACCTGCTGAACCAATTAAAGACATTCATATGCCTAACGGTTCGATCATCCCGCTTCTTATGTCCTTGGGTCTTTTCATCGCCGGATTCGGAGCAATGTACCGTACTGAAGAAGCATGGGGGCTACCTGTCCTTATATTCGGTCTACTATGGACGTTTGTTGCAATGGCGGCACGTTCGTTGCAAGATGACACGGGCTACTATGTTAAAAAAGATGAAATTCTCCGTGATCTAAAACGCAAAGGGGGTCAAAAATAA
- the coxB gene encoding cytochrome c oxidase subunit II, giving the protein MMKGLKKWRLFSLLAVLTVFLAGCGQEELSTLLPAGQVGQDQFNLLLLSSAIMLFVILVVVVIYLIAIVRFRRSKLGEDHIPEQVEGSHKLELVWTIIPILLVLLLAVPTVYYTYKLGDVAAMGAVDEDGNAENLVVDVTAKLYWWEFEYPDLGIVTAQELVVPMDEKVYFNLIAADVKHSFWIPAVGGKLDTNVENVNKFYLVFEKDSKNLKDGVFYGKCAELCGPSHALMDFKVKTMPRAEFDQWVTAMQATGENQVVANPAGEEIFQQSCIGCHATSGVGETGAVGPNLATFGDRNRVAGFMDHTKEDLIDWIKYPQKHKPGNKMPGFDGQLSDSELDDLAEYLMGLSVEK; this is encoded by the coding sequence ATGATGAAAGGACTCAAAAAGTGGCGTCTCTTTTCTCTCTTGGCTGTACTGACAGTTTTCCTTGCAGGATGTGGTCAAGAGGAACTTTCAACTCTACTGCCTGCTGGACAAGTCGGTCAAGACCAGTTCAACTTGCTATTATTGTCGTCAGCAATCATGTTGTTCGTCATTCTCGTTGTTGTAGTAATTTACTTAATTGCGATAGTGCGTTTCAGACGTTCTAAATTAGGTGAAGACCATATTCCTGAACAAGTTGAAGGCAGTCATAAGCTTGAGCTTGTATGGACGATCATCCCGATTCTATTGGTCTTGCTACTAGCTGTCCCGACAGTGTACTACACGTATAAACTTGGGGACGTTGCGGCGATGGGCGCTGTAGATGAGGATGGAAATGCTGAAAACCTAGTCGTTGATGTAACGGCAAAACTTTACTGGTGGGAGTTTGAATACCCTGACCTTGGTATCGTAACTGCACAGGAGCTCGTAGTCCCGATGGATGAAAAAGTTTACTTCAACTTGATTGCTGCAGATGTGAAACACTCCTTCTGGATTCCGGCAGTCGGTGGGAAACTTGATACGAACGTAGAAAACGTCAACAAATTCTATCTGGTGTTCGAAAAAGACTCCAAGAATTTGAAAGACGGCGTATTCTATGGAAAATGTGCTGAGCTATGCGGTCCTTCCCATGCTCTGATGGATTTCAAAGTGAAAACAATGCCTCGTGCAGAATTTGATCAATGGGTAACAGCTATGCAAGCGACAGGTGAAAATCAAGTTGTTGCCAATCCAGCCGGTGAAGAAATATTCCAACAAAGCTGTATTGGATGTCATGCGACTTCCGGTGTTGGTGAGACGGGAGCAGTTGGACCGAACTTGGCAACATTTGGCGATCGTAACCGAGTAGCTGGTTTCATGGATCATACAAAAGAAGATCTTATTGATTGGATCAAATATCCACAGAAACATAAACCGGGCAATAAGATGCCAGGGTTCGACGGTCAGCTTTCCGATTCGGAATTGGATGACTTGGCAGAATACTTAATGGGATTATCTGTTGAAAAATAA
- the cyoE gene encoding heme o synthase, whose product MSNGRAISSSVEPDIESTSILKDFLALIKIGIVNSNLITAFTGLFLAFQFTGKSFIGNLDLLLYGLFGTGLIIAGSAALNNLIDRDIDPIMTRTKSRPTVTGRFKAPAVLALAFTFIALGEVMLFTASPAAGLWGLAGVFSYVVLYSMWSKRKYVSNTVVGSISGAIPPLIGWAAVEPTLGMGAWALFLIMFAWQPPHFYALAMRRTEEYRAARIPMLPVVKGFERTKKSILGWILLLFPLPFLLMELGIGFIVLATALNIGWLYFSIKGFKAKDDLKWATSMFIFSLNYMTILFVAMIIFSIFI is encoded by the coding sequence ATGTCAAACGGTCGAGCGATTTCTTCATCCGTTGAGCCGGATATCGAATCGACTTCCATATTGAAGGATTTTTTAGCACTTATTAAAATCGGTATCGTAAATTCAAACTTGATTACAGCTTTTACTGGCTTGTTTCTCGCATTCCAATTTACTGGAAAAAGCTTTATCGGCAATCTTGATTTATTACTGTATGGGCTTTTCGGTACCGGATTGATTATCGCCGGCTCGGCGGCTTTGAACAATCTCATTGATCGGGATATTGATCCCATAATGACAAGAACAAAGTCACGTCCAACGGTCACCGGTAGATTTAAAGCACCGGCTGTCTTGGCACTGGCTTTCACTTTCATTGCGTTGGGCGAAGTGATGTTATTCACTGCATCACCGGCGGCAGGACTATGGGGACTTGCAGGTGTGTTCAGCTATGTTGTACTCTATTCAATGTGGTCGAAAAGAAAGTATGTCAGCAATACGGTTGTAGGAAGCATCTCTGGAGCCATACCGCCATTGATCGGTTGGGCGGCGGTCGAACCGACATTAGGCATGGGTGCATGGGCGCTTTTCTTAATCATGTTTGCATGGCAACCGCCGCATTTTTATGCGTTGGCGATGCGCAGGACGGAAGAATACCGGGCAGCCCGCATTCCGATGCTTCCAGTCGTGAAAGGCTTTGAACGAACAAAGAAGTCGATTTTAGGGTGGATTCTCCTATTGTTCCCATTGCCGTTCCTTCTTATGGAACTTGGAATCGGATTCATTGTGCTGGCAACAGCCTTGAATATCGGGTGGTTGTATTTTTCGATTAAAGGATTCAAAGCGAAGGATGATTTGAAGTGGGCGACATCCATGTTCATCTTCTCCTTGAACTACATGACAATCCTATTTGTCGCAATGATCATTTTTTCGATATTCATCTAA
- a CDS encoding COX15/CtaA family protein encodes MRFNRYLKWFGVASTIGMLLILLGGALVTKTDSGMGCGRHWPGCNGQLIPDEITPEVLIEFSHRVVTGSVGILIVVLAIWSWKAIGHKRETKLLSFLAIFFLILQALIGAAQVLWGQGDFILALHFGISLISFASVLLLTLLVFEVDQKFDADKLTIGKTLRFHTIGVTIYSYFVVYTGALVRHTESELSCTDWPMCKNGDFSLPANFWEWVQMSHRTAAALIFIWLGIIAIHAIRNYKSQRVIYWGWITAFILVSLQVLAGGAVILTRLNLYLALAHSLFVILLFGLLTYMVLLVSRSRQ; translated from the coding sequence TTGCGATTTAATAGATATTTAAAATGGTTCGGAGTCGCGTCCACGATCGGAATGCTTTTAATCCTGCTGGGCGGGGCTCTAGTTACGAAGACAGACAGCGGGATGGGATGTGGGAGGCATTGGCCAGGGTGTAACGGTCAATTGATTCCGGATGAAATCACGCCGGAAGTCCTAATTGAATTTTCGCATCGTGTCGTTACTGGTTCGGTTGGAATATTGATCGTTGTCCTGGCGATTTGGTCATGGAAGGCTATCGGACATAAAAGGGAAACAAAACTGCTTTCCTTTTTGGCAATATTCTTCCTGATTTTGCAGGCATTGATTGGAGCAGCGCAAGTTCTATGGGGACAAGGAGATTTTATCCTTGCACTGCATTTTGGCATCTCGCTCATTTCATTTGCTTCTGTTCTTCTTCTTACATTACTAGTTTTTGAAGTTGATCAGAAATTCGACGCAGACAAGTTGACAATCGGAAAGACACTCAGATTCCACACGATAGGCGTCACCATCTATTCATATTTCGTCGTTTACACAGGAGCGCTGGTACGCCATACCGAATCGGAATTGAGCTGTACGGATTGGCCGATGTGTAAAAATGGGGATTTCTCTTTACCGGCTAACTTCTGGGAATGGGTGCAGATGAGCCATCGGACAGCCGCCGCGTTGATTTTCATATGGCTCGGGATTATTGCCATCCATGCAATCCGCAACTATAAGAGTCAGCGAGTCATTTATTGGGGTTGGATCACTGCATTCATACTGGTATCACTGCAGGTGTTGGCGGGTGGAGCCGTCATTTTGACACGCCTGAATCTTTATTTGGCTTTAGCCCACTCGTTGTTCGTGATTCTCCTGTTCGGCTTATTAACTTATATGGTGCTTCTCGTTTCGAGAAGCAGGCAGTAG
- the pyc gene encoding pyruvate carboxylase, translated as MGQIKKILVANRGEIAIRIFRACTELEIPTVGIYSAEDRGSFHRYKADESYLVGEGKKPIDAYLDIEGIIKIAKSSGANAVHPGYGFLAENEEFARRLEEEGIIFIGPTSKHLDMFGDKVKARDQAIKAGIPVIPGTDGPVSSVAEVASFGEEYGYPIIIKASLGGGGRGMRIVNSADEVFEAFERARSEAKSAFGSDEVYVEKYINKPKHIEVQILGDTYGNVVHLYERDCSIQRRHQKVVEIAPSISLEEALRHEICEAAVKLAKNISYINAGTVEFLVADGSFYFIEVNPRIQVEHTITEMVTGIDIVHAQIHIANGGNLHEGEAAIPEQEDIPLFGYAIQSRVTTEDPLNDFMPDTGKLMVYRSGGGFGVRLDAGNGFQGAVITPYYDSLLVKVSTWGTSFRDAAAKMDRNLQEFRIRGIKTNIPFLENVVRHESFLTGNYDTSFIDTTPELFEFPVRKDRGTKILNYLGNVTVNGFPGIEKQSKPLFHSARKPEVDLLVPPAAGTKQILDEKGPEGLIQWIKEQDDVLLTDTTFRDAHQSLLATRVRTSDITNIAAESARLLPDLFSFEMWGGATFDVAYRFLKEDPWERLMKLREQIPNVLFQMLFRGANAVGYSNYPDNVIREFVKTAAESGIDVFRIFDSLNWIKGMEVAIDETRQVGKVAEAALCYTGDILDDSRAKYSVAYYKEMAKELEAAGAHILALKDMAGLLKPEAAYRLISELKATVDIPIHLHTHDTSGNGIYMYAKAVEAGVDIVDTALGSMAGLTSQPSASSLFYALQNGKREVKADVGALESLSFYWEDVRKYYQNFESGMVSPHSEVYVHEMPGGQYSNLQQQAKAVGLGERWEEVKEMYSRVNMLFGDVVKVTPSSKVVGDMALFMVQNDLNEETVISRGQSIDFPESVIEFFEGYIGQPYGGFPKELQQVVLKGRTPITVRPGELLEDVDFDALLLKTEELLGHPSTMKDALAYALYPKVFEEYSVMKKEFGNISVINTPEFLYGMRLGQEIEVEIERGKTLIVKLVSIGEPQTDGTRIIYFELNGQPREVIIQDINVESDVARKQKADPSNDSHIAATMPGTVLKVAVSKGAKVRRGEHLLITEAMKMETTIQAPFDGTVKEILVSPGDAISTGDLLLELEH; from the coding sequence ATGGGTCAGATTAAGAAAATCCTCGTAGCGAACCGTGGTGAGATCGCTATTCGTATTTTTCGTGCGTGTACCGAATTGGAGATTCCGACTGTCGGGATTTATTCGGCAGAAGATCGGGGTTCTTTCCACCGTTACAAAGCAGATGAATCTTATCTAGTAGGAGAGGGCAAAAAACCGATCGATGCCTATTTGGATATCGAAGGAATCATTAAGATCGCAAAGTCATCGGGAGCGAATGCTGTCCATCCTGGGTATGGCTTCCTAGCTGAAAACGAGGAGTTTGCCCGCAGGCTTGAAGAAGAGGGCATCATCTTCATCGGACCTACTTCTAAGCATCTTGATATGTTCGGAGATAAAGTGAAGGCAAGGGATCAAGCGATCAAGGCAGGTATCCCGGTCATCCCAGGCACGGACGGACCTGTTTCTTCTGTAGCGGAAGTCGCTTCATTCGGTGAGGAATACGGATATCCGATTATCATTAAAGCGTCGTTAGGTGGCGGCGGCAGGGGAATGCGGATTGTAAATTCCGCGGACGAAGTGTTTGAGGCGTTTGAACGCGCGAGATCTGAAGCTAAATCGGCATTTGGATCGGATGAAGTATACGTGGAAAAATACATTAATAAGCCAAAACATATTGAAGTTCAAATCTTAGGCGATACATACGGCAATGTCGTGCATCTGTATGAACGCGATTGCTCGATTCAACGCCGTCATCAGAAAGTGGTGGAAATTGCACCGTCCATTTCCTTGGAAGAAGCACTTCGTCATGAAATATGCGAGGCAGCTGTCAAACTGGCGAAGAACATTTCGTATATTAATGCGGGGACGGTTGAATTCCTCGTTGCGGATGGAAGCTTTTATTTTATCGAGGTGAATCCGCGCATTCAAGTGGAGCATACGATTACCGAAATGGTGACGGGAATCGATATCGTCCATGCGCAGATCCATATCGCGAATGGCGGGAATCTCCATGAAGGGGAAGCAGCCATACCGGAGCAGGAAGACATTCCACTGTTCGGTTACGCAATCCAATCCAGGGTGACGACGGAAGATCCGTTAAATGACTTCATGCCGGATACTGGCAAGCTTATGGTTTACCGGTCGGGAGGGGGCTTCGGTGTCCGCCTTGATGCAGGCAACGGTTTCCAGGGGGCTGTTATCACGCCTTACTATGATTCCCTGCTCGTCAAAGTTTCGACTTGGGGAACTTCTTTCAGAGATGCAGCTGCAAAAATGGATCGGAACTTGCAGGAATTCCGGATCAGGGGAATTAAGACAAATATTCCGTTCCTTGAAAACGTCGTCCGTCATGAAAGCTTCCTGACAGGAAATTATGATACAAGCTTCATCGATACGACTCCTGAATTATTCGAGTTTCCGGTTAGAAAAGACCGCGGTACAAAAATCTTGAACTATTTAGGGAATGTGACCGTCAACGGATTTCCGGGAATTGAAAAGCAGTCGAAACCGTTATTCCATTCAGCGAGGAAACCTGAAGTTGACCTATTAGTTCCGCCAGCTGCAGGCACGAAGCAGATACTGGATGAAAAAGGCCCTGAAGGACTGATTCAATGGATAAAGGAGCAGGATGACGTCCTGCTTACGGATACGACATTCCGTGATGCTCACCAATCATTGCTCGCAACCCGTGTCCGTACTTCGGATATTACAAACATCGCGGCTGAATCAGCAAGATTGCTACCGGATCTGTTCTCGTTCGAGATGTGGGGAGGGGCGACATTTGACGTTGCATACCGCTTCCTGAAAGAAGATCCGTGGGAACGTCTTATGAAGCTTCGGGAGCAAATTCCGAACGTATTATTCCAAATGCTTTTCCGTGGAGCGAATGCGGTCGGTTATTCAAATTATCCCGATAATGTCATTCGGGAATTTGTCAAAACAGCAGCTGAATCAGGCATTGACGTATTCCGGATATTCGACAGCCTGAACTGGATTAAGGGAATGGAAGTGGCGATCGACGAGACCCGCCAGGTAGGGAAAGTGGCAGAGGCTGCGCTTTGCTATACAGGGGACATCCTGGATGATTCCAGAGCGAAATATTCTGTCGCATACTACAAGGAAATGGCGAAGGAGCTTGAAGCGGCAGGTGCTCATATTCTAGCCTTGAAGGATATGGCTGGCCTCTTGAAGCCTGAAGCTGCATATCGCCTTATTTCCGAATTAAAGGCGACTGTTGATATTCCTATTCATCTGCATACCCATGATACGAGCGGTAATGGCATCTATATGTACGCTAAAGCGGTTGAAGCCGGAGTGGACATCGTCGATACGGCGCTCGGCTCAATGGCTGGCTTGACGTCACAGCCATCCGCAAGCTCATTATTCTACGCATTGCAAAACGGCAAGCGCGAAGTGAAGGCAGATGTCGGTGCACTGGAATCATTATCGTTTTACTGGGAAGATGTCAGGAAGTATTACCAAAACTTCGAAAGCGGCATGGTGAGTCCGCATTCCGAAGTATATGTTCACGAAATGCCGGGAGGCCAATATTCTAACTTGCAGCAGCAGGCCAAGGCTGTCGGTCTTGGAGAAAGATGGGAAGAAGTCAAAGAGATGTATTCGCGCGTCAATATGCTTTTCGGAGACGTCGTAAAAGTGACCCCTTCCTCCAAGGTAGTAGGAGATATGGCATTATTCATGGTTCAAAACGATTTGAATGAAGAAACCGTCATCTCACGCGGGCAATCCATCGACTTCCCGGAATCGGTTATCGAATTTTTCGAAGGCTATATAGGCCAGCCGTATGGTGGATTTCCGAAAGAATTGCAACAGGTCGTTCTGAAGGGGAGGACGCCGATCACTGTTCGTCCAGGGGAACTTCTGGAAGACGTGGATTTTGACGCGCTCCTGTTGAAGACTGAAGAGCTTCTAGGACACCCTTCCACGATGAAAGATGCTCTCGCATATGCACTCTATCCGAAAGTGTTCGAAGAATATTCCGTGATGAAAAAGGAATTTGGAAACATTTCCGTTATCAACACACCGGAATTCCTATACGGGATGAGGCTTGGCCAGGAAATTGAAGTGGAAATCGAAAGAGGGAAGACGCTTATTGTCAAGCTTGTTTCCATCGGTGAACCACAGACGGATGGCACGCGAATCATTTACTTCGAGTTGAACGGCCAGCCTAGGGAAGTCATCATTCAAGATATTAATGTGGAATCCGATGTCGCCCGCAAGCAAAAAGCGGATCCTTCAAATGACTCACACATTGCGGCCACTATGCCGGGAACTGTCTTGAAAGTGGCGGTTTCCAAGGGAGCAAAAGTAAGAAGAGGAGAGCATCTGCTCATTACAGAAGCGATGAAGATGGAAACGACAATCCAAGCTCCATTTGATGGAACTGTCAAAGAGATCCTCGTCTCCCCAGGCGACGCCATCTCAACAGGCGACCTCCTTCTAGAGCTAGAACATTAA
- a CDS encoding FtsW/RodA/SpoVE family cell cycle protein, translating into MGRYFKKMLRSFDYPLFTVYLVLCLFGLVMIYSSSMVWAVNVYDYEPDHFYKRQLFNLAVAIPAFLFASFFPFQNYKRKKLMITSVVVMFILLVIVHFLGSGDHVGAQSWIKLPGFGSIQPSEVAKLVIIVYFASVFAKKYEAGTLDSINKSIGPPVSILILAIGLIMMETDIGTSFIIIMGALSVIAASGIKIRAFSKLSGVLFLAMIPVAGILYLFRNTIITDGRKGRILSFLNPFDYAQGSGYQIANGYIAIGAGGIKGLGLGNSIQKMGYLPEPQTDVIMAVISEETGIFGTIIVIGGLGFIVLRALYIAMQTKDPQARMLAAGIGSVIGVQTFVNIGGLTGLIPLTGVPLPFISYGGTSMILLSLSLGILMNVSMFTKYQKNK; encoded by the coding sequence ATGGGAAGATACTTTAAAAAAATGTTGCGGAGCTTTGATTATCCACTATTCACTGTATATCTAGTTCTCTGCCTTTTCGGGCTAGTGATGATCTATAGTTCTAGTATGGTATGGGCGGTCAATGTATATGATTATGAGCCTGATCATTTTTATAAGAGACAATTATTCAATTTAGCAGTTGCCATACCGGCTTTCCTGTTTGCATCCTTTTTTCCTTTTCAGAACTATAAACGAAAGAAATTGATGATCACTTCGGTTGTTGTCATGTTTATACTCCTTGTGATCGTCCATTTCCTTGGCTCCGGTGATCATGTCGGCGCACAAAGTTGGATTAAGTTGCCCGGATTCGGCAGCATCCAACCTTCAGAAGTTGCGAAGCTAGTCATCATCGTTTACTTCGCAAGCGTATTTGCAAAGAAATATGAAGCGGGAACCCTCGACTCCATTAATAAATCAATCGGTCCGCCTGTCAGCATCCTTATTTTGGCAATCGGATTAATCATGATGGAAACTGATATTGGTACATCTTTCATCATCATTATGGGTGCTCTATCTGTCATTGCAGCGAGCGGCATAAAAATTAGGGCTTTCTCGAAATTGAGTGGCGTTTTATTTCTGGCTATGATTCCTGTTGCAGGAATTCTATATTTGTTTCGAAACACAATCATTACGGATGGTAGGAAAGGACGAATTTTGTCGTTCTTGAATCCGTTTGATTATGCACAAGGCTCTGGCTATCAAATTGCAAATGGATATATCGCAATTGGAGCAGGTGGCATCAAAGGTCTCGGTCTAGGAAACTCCATTCAAAAAATGGGCTATTTGCCGGAACCGCAAACGGATGTCATCATGGCTGTCATCTCGGAGGAAACCGGTATTTTCGGTACGATAATTGTCATTGGTGGGTTAGGGTTCATCGTATTGCGCGCTCTATACATCGCGATGCAGACGAAAGACCCTCAAGCACGTATGCTTGCAGCGGGAATTGGAAGCGTCATTGGTGTTCAAACCTTTGTGAATATTGGCGGCTTAACAGGACTTATTCCACTGACCGGAGTTCCATTGCCTTTTATTAGTTATGGCGGAACTTCAATGATTCTGTTATCTTTGTCTTTAGGAATATTGATGAATGTGTCAATGTTCACAAAATATCAAAAGAACAAATAG
- a CDS encoding YlaN family protein, with amino-acid sequence MDIELQETYQEKALKQLQADADKIAQLIKVQMDHLTMPQCPLYEEVLDTQMYGLSKEIDFAVRLGLIEREKGKEILSLLEKEMNVLHELYTKK; translated from the coding sequence ATGGATATTGAATTACAGGAAACCTATCAGGAAAAAGCATTGAAACAGCTACAAGCTGATGCGGATAAAATTGCACAACTCATAAAAGTACAGATGGATCATTTGACGATGCCTCAATGCCCACTTTATGAGGAAGTGTTAGACACACAAATGTACGGCCTATCCAAGGAGATTGACTTCGCTGTCAGACTTGGCTTGATTGAGCGTGAGAAAGGGAAGGAAATCCTTTCATTGCTTGAAAAAGAGATGAATGTCTTGCACGAGCTATATACAAAAAAATAA
- a CDS encoding peptidyl-prolyl cis-trans isomerase, translating into MESIITIKGNVKHSITLDPTVWIFDDRKVDLTTYFTEEFVERDEEEEYKRSMGKHWSREIMEGATFPPTLKTEKKFDRQKMVTGTFGISLDHFVKNAVPSEDAKTITFFTLDGTEETFPVSEISNFLLKFSQDGKPLTEDGPAHLLLKDGSNIERPLRKVTDIVID; encoded by the coding sequence TTGGAATCGATCATTACGATAAAAGGCAATGTTAAGCACTCGATCACGCTCGATCCGACAGTTTGGATCTTCGATGATCGTAAAGTCGACTTAACTACTTATTTTACAGAAGAGTTCGTTGAAAGAGATGAAGAAGAAGAGTATAAGAGAAGCATGGGTAAACATTGGTCCCGTGAAATCATGGAAGGTGCTACTTTCCCGCCAACATTAAAAACAGAAAAGAAGTTCGACAGACAAAAGATGGTGACCGGTACATTCGGCATTTCACTCGACCACTTTGTTAAAAATGCGGTCCCTTCTGAAGACGCTAAAACAATCACTTTTTTTACATTGGATGGAACTGAAGAAACTTTTCCTGTTTCAGAAATTAGTAATTTCCTACTTAAATTCAGCCAGGACGGCAAGCCATTGACGGAAGACGGACCAGCCCATCTGCTGTTGAAGGATGGTTCGAATATCGAAAGGCCTTTACGAAAAGTCACTGACATCGTCATCGACTGA
- a CDS encoding YlaI family protein: MRVKCVLCDEIGQLIDDAPLAKKLRNHPINTYMCEKCSERITEQTNVRLSTGRFIFHRSSHSAEENF; this comes from the coding sequence ATGCGAGTCAAATGTGTCCTTTGCGACGAAATTGGACAACTTATAGATGATGCCCCTCTCGCGAAGAAATTGAGGAATCATCCGATCAATACGTATATGTGTGAAAAGTGCAGCGAGCGGATTACAGAGCAAACAAACGTGAGACTTTCTACTGGAAGGTTCATTTTCCACCGCAGCTCACATTCTGCAGAAGAGAATTTCTAA
- a CDS encoding YlaH-like family protein has product MNGTIGDADTIEAMSPTVRMIYELTSSSVTGILLFAVVFILSAIVYKLGFARKIKFWQNVVVYSFLFVGCIILTFFAIFLPIVEGLIVAALILIIYRLRRMNEHKENSTV; this is encoded by the coding sequence ATGAATGGTACTATCGGGGATGCAGATACAATCGAAGCCATGTCTCCAACTGTTCGAATGATTTATGAGCTGACATCATCTTCAGTAACTGGGATTTTGTTGTTCGCAGTTGTATTCATCCTATCCGCCATTGTTTACAAGTTAGGTTTTGCAAGGAAAATAAAGTTTTGGCAAAACGTAGTCGTCTATAGCTTCCTATTTGTAGGATGTATCATCTTGACGTTTTTTGCCATATTCCTTCCGATTGTGGAAGGCCTTATCGTTGCGGCGCTTATTTTGATCATCTATAGGCTTCGCAGAATGAATGAACATAAAGAAAACTCCACCGTTTGA